CGCATTGGGATGCCACAACGCTGGGACGCCCCATTAACCAGGAAGACCTGGCTCTGACACTGATGTCTTTTGGTGCACTGCTCCTGGAGGGGCTTGATACGCTTGAGATTGAATACACGAAGGAGGAAGCAGAAGCTTATATTCATCACTGGAACGTCATAGGTTATTTTATGGGGGTTGATGAAAATCTTCTTCCTGCTTCCAGGGAGGAGGCCGATAAATTGATCAGGATTATCCTGGACCGACAGGCAGCTTCGTCGGAAGCAGGCATCATCCTGGCCAATGCGCTGATTGACTTCGCCAAATCGAATATACCTTTCGAGCGGCTTGAGAATACTTCCCTATACCTCATTCGTTATCTGATTGGTGACAGGTATGCCAAAATGCTCCAGGTAATTCCACAAGAAGGTTGTATCGGAATTCTGGTTCCTGAAGTCTTAAAAAAATTATTTAACCTGGGAGAACGGCTCGAAAACAAAGTAAACCTCCCCATGAATTTATTCATCGATGAATTCTCCAAAATCGCCACAAAAAAAATGGTCGATTATTTTGATGGGTACAAAAACCGAAATTTTGTGATCCCAAAAGAGTTTATGAAAGCCTGGTTTTGATCATGGAGTCTTAGGCATCTTTTTATTTCCCTTAGCATTTACGGGGCTTTATGCGTTTTTTACAATAAAAGAAAAAACTGATAATCAATAAATTATAAAATTATTTACTCCAAAATTAGCTTTAACAGAATTAATAGCTTAGCTTTGTATTGAGTAACGGGGTTCTGTAATCCCGATTAGCTCATATTTTTTATTATTTTAATTTTTTTTTATGAACATTTTTGTAGCAAAGTTAAACTTTGACACACAGGAGTCCGATTTGCAGGATGCATTCGCTGAATACGGTGAAGTAGATTCTGTAAAAATTATTATGGACAAATTTACCGGCAGGTCGAAAGGCTTCGGTTTCGTTGAAATGCCTAACGATGATGAGGCACAAAATGCTATTAATGGCTTAAACGAATGCGAATTCGACGGAAGAACCATTGTAGTTAAAAAAGCCGAGCCAAGAGAAAAAAGAGATAGCCCACGTGGTGGCGGCGGCGGCGGATACCGCGGCGGTGGCGGCGGTGGCGGCGACTACGGCAACAGAAGATATTAGAATTTATTTATTCAACATATTTTTTGTGTTTAACTGGAAGCCTCTGTATGATTACAGAGGCTTTCGTCATTTTAGCCTATAACGCTTTTGTCGCCTATCACTCCGGCACTACCATTTCCAAAAAGATCGAATCGATTTTTATTCAAACCACCACCACAGGGCTTTATTTTAAAAAACCCTAACCGCCAACAAGACTTCTGCCTCAATGGCCAAAGATTACGTTCCCTAAAACAGTATTCAGGCCAAAAGCATAATAAATGACAAATAAAAAAATCAACCTCGAAAGGATCTTTATGCTATTGGTAAACTCGTAAAGCCAGTTTTCAGCCGTAAAATATCTGATCAAAAAATAGATGCCGGAAAGCCCAAGGCAAAACAACAACATCGAGTTCCCAATGATGGCCATTTCTTTTTTCCCTTCCCAATCCATGGCCCAAAACAGGATACCCATAAGAATGATAGAAATGCCCATTCCAAAAAAGGTGGCTATTAGTTTATCAATTGCCCTGTATTTTAAGGCTTTGAAAAAATACCAGGAAAGAAAGATGTAAAAAAAACACGCAATGGAAAATCCCATTATGGTAAGCGTTGATACATTGAACAACACCCCGAACAAGCCGACAAAAAGGGGCAAAAATTCCAGCAGCAGGGCAGGTGTCCGATATCTCTCATATTCGACGGCCTGCACGGTATTATGCTGATCTGAGGTTTCGCTCATAGAAATTATTTTTTGGATTTTAACAGCCTAATATTTTGCCGACTTTCCATCGGGAAGACTCTCCCGGATAAAAGTCCTGATATCCTCATTGGCAGTCTCCAGGTCCTCCTTTCTCAGGTACATCATGTGCCCGCTCCGGTACCCCTTAAACCTGAAACGGTCTTTCATCTTACCGCTGGGATCGATTTGCCACATGGTGTATTTTGCACTGAAATAAGTCGTGGCTCCATCGTAATACCCTGATTGGAACATGACTTTCAAATAAGGATTCTCCGCCATAGCCTTCCGCAAATTATCGCGGGTATTGTTATTTTCCGAATTCCACGGATTGACCGGCCCGAACATATTGTATTTCACATCGGTCTTGAACTTCAAATGCTCCCGGATGTAATAATTGATGGCAGGGGTAAAAGAATGTAACCAGGAAGTGAGTTCCGGGCTATAATCGGGACTAACGCCGGCCTCCGTTCTGTCCAG
This sequence is a window from Lewinellaceae bacterium. Protein-coding genes within it:
- a CDS encoding DUF2236 domain-containing protein, which produces MSALWTPDFLDNKRQLADPLADGVLDTLVEKTGKEAAMALFEELTRNVELPIKGRFPEVDEFIQSTTALPSWADPDKIALANRFFTDHGPKLLILLYHKSLPTLYVDAKGAQVLVQTGRLAHDEKTKNVFARRVAETGQFLLDVMHKGALSPNGTGIEATQKIRLIHASVRSFIPQAHWDATTLGRPINQEDLALTLMSFGALLLEGLDTLEIEYTKEEAEAYIHHWNVIGYFMGVDENLLPASREEADKLIRIILDRQAASSEAGIILANALIDFAKSNIPFERLENTSLYLIRYLIGDRYAKMLQVIPQEGCIGILVPEVLKKLFNLGERLENKVNLPMNLFIDEFSKIATKKMVDYFDGYKNRNFVIPKEFMKAWF
- a CDS encoding RNA-binding protein, with the protein product MNIFVAKLNFDTQESDLQDAFAEYGEVDSVKIIMDKFTGRSKGFGFVEMPNDDEAQNAINGLNECEFDGRTIVVKKAEPREKRDSPRGGGGGGYRGGGGGGGDYGNRRY